Proteins from a single region of Undibacterium sp. KW1:
- the pepN gene encoding aminopeptidase N, whose translation MRNDIASKPETIFRKDYVAPGFWVDTVEMGFDLDLSATHVATRMTMCRNHDSSEKDLVLFGESLKLLQLRMNGVNLKKSAYKIEGETLRIANAPDEVTLEIETLINPLKNTSLSGLYASNGNFITQCEAEGFRKITWFPDRPDVMAKYTVMLRADKKKFPVLLSNGNLIEEGDLGDGRHFAKWEDPFKKPSYLFALVAGKLVCQEEDYKLKSGRKALLQVWVEDGNLDKTQHAMDSLKNSIRWDEERFGLELDLDRFMIVATGDFNMGAMENKGLNIFNTKFVLANPSIATDVDYAGIESVVGHEYFHNWTGNRVTCRDWFQLSLKEGLTVFRDQEFSADLVGTATGRAVKRIEDVRLLRQVQFSEDAGPMAHPVRPDSFVEINNFYTVTIYEKGSEVVRMYYTLLGHDGFRKGMDLYFERHDGQAVECDDFRAAMADSSGRDLTQFERWYSQAGTPRVKVEATYDADAQIYSITLSQSCPATPGQTEKLPFHIPVAMGLLGADGKDIPLHSAAYEAKAGATSLVLELTEASQTFVFTGVSSKPVPSLLRNFSAPVVLEIDYSDEELGLLLANDSDPFNRWEAGQRLATRRLVKLTTAVQQGEELSLDSMFIEALRATLNDASLDPAFRELVLTLPSEAMIAEEFKVVDPQAIHTARQFARATITEHLRADLLSAYEAHLTPGKYSPDAQSMAKRGLKNLALSYLLEWSDESTFELAKTQFDEAENMTDRLAALTALTNFSGNDKQAKSAAKSLKAFYKDFKKEALVIDKWFMLQATARTTDVAKVRELMTHPAFTLNNPNRARSLTFAFCNANPSRFHAADGSGYALWAELVIALNKLNPQVAARLARSMDRWKKYPESLQVHMKAALQKVADTKKLSKDVLEVVSKALAS comes from the coding sequence ATGCGTAACGATATTGCCAGCAAACCAGAGACAATTTTCCGTAAAGACTATGTAGCCCCGGGATTTTGGGTAGATACGGTCGAAATGGGTTTCGACCTTGATCTGAGTGCCACCCATGTAGCCACCCGTATGACCATGTGCCGCAATCATGACAGCAGCGAGAAAGACCTGGTCTTGTTTGGCGAATCCCTGAAATTGCTGCAACTGCGCATGAATGGCGTGAACCTCAAAAAGTCTGCCTACAAGATAGAAGGCGAGACCCTGCGCATAGCCAATGCCCCGGACGAAGTCACGCTGGAAATTGAAACCCTGATCAATCCGCTCAAGAATACCTCCTTGTCCGGCCTGTACGCATCCAACGGTAACTTCATTACCCAGTGCGAGGCAGAAGGTTTCCGCAAGATCACCTGGTTCCCGGACCGTCCTGACGTCATGGCGAAATATACCGTCATGCTGCGTGCCGACAAGAAAAAATTCCCTGTGCTGCTCAGCAATGGCAATCTGATCGAAGAAGGTGACCTCGGTGATGGCCGTCATTTCGCCAAATGGGAAGACCCGTTCAAAAAGCCTTCTTACCTGTTCGCCCTGGTGGCTGGCAAGCTGGTTTGCCAGGAAGAAGACTACAAGCTCAAGTCCGGCCGCAAAGCCTTGCTGCAAGTCTGGGTAGAAGATGGCAATCTGGATAAGACCCAGCACGCCATGGATTCTCTCAAGAACAGCATACGCTGGGATGAAGAACGCTTTGGCCTGGAGCTGGACCTTGACCGCTTCATGATCGTTGCCACTGGCGACTTCAATATGGGCGCGATGGAAAACAAGGGCTTGAATATTTTCAATACCAAGTTCGTGCTGGCGAATCCATCTATCGCTACTGACGTTGACTATGCCGGCATAGAATCCGTCGTAGGTCATGAATACTTCCATAACTGGACAGGTAACCGCGTCACTTGCCGCGACTGGTTCCAGTTGTCGCTGAAAGAAGGCCTGACAGTTTTCCGTGACCAGGAATTTTCTGCCGACCTGGTGGGCACAGCCACTGGCCGTGCCGTCAAACGCATAGAAGATGTACGTCTGCTGCGCCAGGTACAGTTCTCTGAAGATGCAGGCCCTATGGCCCATCCTGTACGCCCTGATTCTTTTGTAGAAATCAATAATTTCTACACCGTCACGATTTATGAAAAAGGTTCAGAAGTCGTACGCATGTATTACACCTTGTTGGGTCATGATGGCTTCCGCAAAGGTATGGACCTGTATTTTGAGCGCCATGATGGTCAGGCCGTTGAATGCGATGACTTCCGCGCTGCGATGGCAGATTCCAGTGGCCGTGACCTGACCCAGTTTGAGCGCTGGTATAGTCAGGCTGGTACGCCACGCGTGAAGGTCGAGGCGACTTATGATGCAGATGCACAGATTTATTCCATCACCCTGAGCCAGTCTTGCCCTGCAACGCCAGGCCAGACAGAAAAACTGCCTTTCCACATCCCGGTTGCCATGGGCTTGCTGGGTGCAGATGGGAAAGATATTCCTTTGCATAGCGCAGCGTACGAAGCAAAGGCTGGTGCGACCAGTCTGGTGCTGGAACTGACAGAAGCCAGCCAGACTTTTGTCTTTACGGGCGTTAGCAGCAAACCAGTACCATCATTGTTGCGCAATTTCTCTGCTCCAGTCGTGCTGGAAATCGACTACAGCGATGAAGAACTGGGCCTCTTGCTGGCCAATGACAGTGACCCATTCAACCGTTGGGAAGCTGGTCAGCGTCTGGCTACACGCCGCCTCGTCAAACTGACGACTGCTGTACAGCAGGGCGAAGAGCTGAGCCTGGACAGCATGTTCATCGAAGCCCTGCGCGCTACCCTGAACGATGCCAGCCTCGACCCGGCTTTCCGTGAACTGGTGCTGACACTGCCATCCGAAGCCATGATCGCTGAAGAATTCAAGGTAGTAGATCCACAGGCCATCCATACCGCACGCCAGTTTGCCCGCGCCACCATCACAGAACATCTGCGTGCTGATTTGCTGAGTGCTTACGAAGCTCACCTGACACCTGGCAAATACAGCCCGGATGCACAGTCCATGGCAAAACGTGGATTGAAAAACCTGGCCCTGTCTTATCTGCTTGAATGGTCGGACGAATCTACTTTTGAGCTGGCGAAAACCCAGTTTGATGAAGCAGAAAACATGACAGACCGCCTGGCTGCGCTGACTGCATTGACTAACTTCAGTGGCAATGACAAGCAAGCCAAATCGGCAGCCAAGTCCTTGAAAGCTTTCTATAAAGACTTCAAGAAAGAAGCCCTGGTCATCGACAAGTGGTTCATGTTGCAGGCAACTGCACGCACCACTGATGTTGCCAAGGTGCGTGAATTGATGACGCATCCGGCTTTCACACTAAACAACCCTAACCGTGCGCGCAGTTTGACGTTCGCTTTCTGCAATGCCAATCCATCCCGCTTCCACGCCGCTGATGGCAGTGGTTATGCCTTGTGGGCAGAACTGGTGATTGCTCTCAATAAACTCAACCCGCAAGTCGCAGCCCGCCTGGCACGCAGCATGGACCGCTGGAAAAAATATCCTGAGAGCCTGCAAGTGCACATGAAAGCCGCTTTGCAAAAAGTGGCTGACACCAAGAAACTGTCGAAAGACGTGCTCGAAGTCGTTAGCAAGGCCCTGGCTTCATAA
- a CDS encoding HDOD domain-containing protein, with the protein MNTISLTQIIDSVKDLPTLPAIVMELLNNIDNEELNMHDLAQKVSHDMALTAKTLRYANSPYYSTMIKVTTVQQAISLLGLSTVRQIVITAALTGCFPENNCRGFNHKDFWRHSNAVAIAARILARRLKLNPDVAFTAGLLHDIGALVLATCYTGAYEKVLEQRQELQTTQYETEKQLLGIDHALVGETLATQWNFSEVMIKAIAGHHHPEKPGLGFLATIVHVADGIAHALGVTTTPDLAPPEITGQSWESLGLDQTLLDEVLAEAAVEFEKLQEAVEV; encoded by the coding sequence ATGAATACCATCTCTCTTACCCAGATTATTGACAGCGTCAAGGACTTACCGACTTTGCCTGCCATCGTGATGGAATTATTGAATAACATCGATAATGAAGAATTGAATATGCATGACCTCGCGCAAAAAGTCAGCCATGACATGGCGCTGACCGCCAAGACCCTGCGCTACGCAAACTCACCTTATTACTCGACCATGATCAAGGTCACGACTGTGCAACAGGCGATTTCACTGTTGGGCTTGAGTACAGTAAGACAGATCGTGATCACCGCGGCACTGACGGGCTGCTTCCCTGAAAATAACTGTAGAGGATTTAATCACAAGGATTTCTGGCGGCATTCCAATGCCGTTGCCATTGCGGCCCGCATACTGGCCCGCCGCCTCAAGCTCAACCCAGATGTAGCTTTCACTGCCGGTTTATTGCACGACATAGGCGCACTGGTATTGGCGACCTGCTATACCGGAGCCTATGAAAAGGTTTTGGAGCAAAGGCAGGAACTGCAAACAACGCAGTATGAAACTGAAAAGCAGCTATTGGGGATAGATCACGCCCTGGTTGGAGAGACCCTGGCAACACAGTGGAATTTTTCAGAAGTCATGATCAAAGCGATCGCTGGTCACCATCACCCAGAAAAGCCCGGTCTCGGTTTTCTGGCAACCATAGTCCATGTTGCAGATGGCATAGCCCACGCTCTTGGAGTGACCACCACACCTGATCTGGCACCGCCAGAAATCACCGGTCAGTCATGGGAGAGCCTGGGTCTGGACCAGACTCTGCTTGATGAAGTACTGGCCGAAGCCGCCGTAGAATTTGAAAAATTGCAGGAAGCGGTTGAAGTATAA
- a CDS encoding class 1 fructose-bisphosphatase has product MKRVSLTQYLVEEQRLNNSIPAELRLLIEVVARACKTISHAVGKGALGEVLGTAGSENIQGEVQKKLDILSNEILLEANEWGGHLAAMASEEMESIHPIPNRYPQGEYMLLFDPLDGSSNIDVNVSIGTIFSVLKAPDGMGKPTEQDFLQPGSKQVAAGYAVYGPQTVLVLTTGNGVNCFTLDREMGSWVLTQRNMQIPADTKEFAINASNTRHWYPPVTRYVDEMLAGGTGPRGKEFNMRWIASMVADVHRILNRGGIFMYPADMREPDKAGKLRLMYEANPMSFIVEQAGGASTDGKRRMLDIQPEKLHQRVAVFLGSKNEVERVTQYHQE; this is encoded by the coding sequence ATGAAACGTGTAAGCCTCACCCAATACCTGGTCGAAGAACAACGACTGAATAACTCGATCCCGGCAGAATTGCGTCTGTTGATTGAGGTTGTCGCCCGCGCCTGTAAGACTATCAGCCATGCGGTAGGCAAGGGCGCGCTGGGTGAAGTGCTTGGTACGGCGGGCAGTGAAAACATCCAGGGTGAAGTACAGAAAAAACTCGACATCCTGTCGAATGAAATCCTGCTTGAAGCCAATGAATGGGGCGGCCATCTGGCAGCGATGGCGTCAGAAGAAATGGAAAGTATCCATCCGATACCGAATCGCTATCCGCAGGGCGAATACATGTTGCTGTTCGATCCACTCGATGGCTCCAGCAATATCGATGTCAATGTCTCCATCGGTACTATCTTCTCGGTATTGAAAGCACCGGATGGCATGGGCAAGCCAACCGAGCAAGACTTTTTGCAACCCGGCAGCAAGCAGGTCGCCGCTGGTTATGCGGTATATGGCCCGCAAACAGTGCTGGTGCTGACAACGGGTAATGGCGTCAATTGCTTCACCCTCGACCGTGAAATGGGTTCATGGGTGCTGACACAACGCAATATGCAAATCCCGGCAGATACCAAGGAATTTGCCATCAACGCCTCCAACACCCGTCACTGGTATCCACCAGTCACGCGCTATGTCGACGAAATGCTGGCAGGCGGCACTGGCCCGCGCGGCAAAGAATTCAATATGCGCTGGATCGCCTCCATGGTCGCCGATGTACACCGCATCCTGAACCGCGGCGGCATCTTCATGTACCCGGCAGATATGCGTGAACCGGACAAAGCAGGTAAGCTGCGCCTGATGTACGAAGCCAACCCCATGTCCTTCATCGTGGAACAGGCTGGCGGCGCATCGACAGACGGCAAACGCCGTATGCTGGACATACAGCCAGAAAAACTGCACCAGCGTGTGGCGGTGTTCCTCGGTTCAAAAAATGAAGTGGAAAGAGTGACGCAATACCATCAGGAATGA
- the ribA gene encoding GTP cyclohydrolase II yields MLSNDQPVKLDEQALEYVDSCNLPTTWATFRMHAFVETATGKEHIALTLGDVADGQPVLARIHSECLTGDALFSKRCDCGPQLELALQKIAQEGRGALLYLRQEGRGIGLLNKVRAYHLQDEGADTVEANQKLGFAADLRDYSLCDPMLKHLGIESVRLMTNNPRKISAMEGMNVRVHEHVPLIVKRNPYNERYLSTKATKLGHLIQPDL; encoded by the coding sequence ATGTTAAGCAATGACCAGCCTGTCAAATTAGATGAACAGGCTTTGGAATATGTCGATTCCTGTAACCTGCCCACGACCTGGGCAACCTTCCGCATGCATGCCTTTGTAGAAACGGCAACGGGCAAAGAGCATATCGCCCTGACTCTTGGCGATGTGGCTGATGGCCAGCCCGTGCTTGCACGCATACATTCAGAGTGCCTGACCGGTGATGCCTTATTCAGCAAGCGCTGTGACTGTGGCCCGCAACTGGAACTGGCCTTGCAAAAAATCGCCCAGGAAGGGCGCGGCGCTTTGCTGTATCTGCGTCAGGAAGGGCGTGGCATAGGCCTGCTCAACAAGGTACGTGCCTATCATCTGCAAGACGAAGGTGCCGATACAGTAGAAGCCAATCAAAAGCTAGGCTTTGCTGCCGACCTGCGCGACTATAGCCTGTGCGACCCCATGCTCAAACATCTGGGTATAGAGTCGGTACGCCTGATGACGAATAACCCGCGCAAGATTTCAGCAATGGAAGGCATGAATGTCAGGGTACACGAGCACGTCCCTCTGATCGTCAAGCGCAATCCCTATAATGAACGCTACCTGAGCACCAAGGCGACCAAGCTGGGGCATTTGATACAACCTGACTTGTAA
- a CDS encoding DUF4136 domain-containing protein: MKKFTLFFALACSLLLGGCATTFTSQVSVFHEWPGATQDKSYIFERAPGQENNPEHKLYEDLLKTRLQNLGFKEVETGTAPVLKVELQYASTLREIQASPFWQPGIYDPYWGLHFSRGIYRRHYIYYPGYWGWPGYPRGWTDISVRCTYLHQLQIRITELNGNKKLADIKASTEQFNPEISLYIPYLMDSALKDFPGKNGSTSKVELTVKD, from the coding sequence ATGAAAAAGTTCACCTTATTCTTCGCCCTGGCCTGCAGTTTGCTGCTGGGCGGATGTGCGACAACATTCACGAGCCAGGTCAGCGTCTTCCACGAATGGCCAGGCGCCACACAAGACAAGTCTTACATCTTTGAACGTGCACCCGGGCAGGAAAACAATCCCGAGCACAAACTGTATGAAGATTTGCTCAAAACCCGTCTGCAAAATCTGGGCTTCAAGGAGGTGGAGACTGGCACAGCGCCTGTCCTGAAAGTTGAATTGCAGTATGCCAGTACTCTCAGGGAAATCCAGGCCTCGCCGTTCTGGCAACCTGGTATCTATGACCCCTATTGGGGCCTGCATTTCAGCCGTGGCATTTATCGCCGCCACTATATTTATTATCCGGGATACTGGGGCTGGCCCGGCTACCCCCGTGGATGGACGGATATCAGCGTGCGCTGCACCTATCTGCACCAGTTGCAAATTCGCATCACTGAATTGAACGGTAACAAGAAACTGGCTGACATCAAGGCTAGTACAGAGCAATTCAACCCTGAGATTTCGCTGTATATTCCTTATCTGATGGATAGCGCGCTCAAGGACTTCCCGGGCAAGAATGGCAGCACCAGCAAGGTGGAATTGACCGTCAAGGATTAA
- a CDS encoding DUF1631 family protein, which yields MDTIPLNNAKTSEFSSSSRLLILQSLVPIATNLVSSQIEAFAGRLTESLFKLSDQTVRPEEVATSFAAYQQLKRNGTTFYRLVAGQVNAALAKEVSVVNTRKRARTDEGKQDFSLVSFEEMESKVLSRNLSQSLEVTNAELLVALNVRIGHILRRTPISVSQNPFRPELFVKAVHQAWMELEPNPETHHLILRLLRPELFLQLGAIYRELNQALVERGILPELNDGYRNKQKKNMMSGSDDISNRDPYLENKLRNIFSGNAPAGSFGNTVTGGGGGNGGGGPAMDGGGMPYTGGQDAGGGNGSGNGGGGGGYGGGSGGGGSGNAPDMVTIDRQFFDYLTSVQRDFSANPMPTDTAHLRQLSQQPNAGGLTHIDQSTIELLARIFDYVFNDTSIPADIKNLISQLQIPTLKVALLDKDFFFKESHPARVLIDTLAKSSVLLNSDTTSEDPLYQMIEGIVERVQQDFDQQIELFSDVVADLEAFLKDEEQQTEVAISEPVAVALKQEKMRLAREFAENDVAIRVETGEVAGFLETFLKEQWIRILTISHNVKEEKPNALENALRTMDDLIWSLKPKNSAEERKELVSKLPAMLSLLNAWLNAIKWDEPERVIFFSKLAERHAAIARAPLEFSPRRQLEIAVNIAQRASEKRLNRHVQDQIEQPVDEWARVIETMERGIWVDFTRQNGVTTRFKLAWVSPKRTRYIFTNRQGHDAFSVSSEELITQFREGRAIQIVAESVVDRALVEALRDPPAT from the coding sequence ATGGATACCATTCCACTGAATAATGCCAAGACGAGCGAATTTTCCAGCTCTAGCCGCTTGCTGATACTGCAAAGTCTGGTGCCTATCGCCACCAATCTGGTTTCCTCGCAAATTGAGGCATTTGCAGGGCGCCTGACTGAGTCCCTGTTTAAGCTGTCTGACCAGACTGTCAGGCCGGAAGAGGTTGCCACGAGTTTTGCTGCTTACCAGCAATTAAAGCGCAATGGCACCACCTTCTACCGCCTGGTTGCAGGGCAGGTCAATGCGGCGCTTGCCAAAGAAGTCAGTGTCGTCAATACCCGCAAGCGTGCCAGGACGGACGAAGGCAAGCAGGATTTTTCCCTGGTCAGTTTTGAAGAAATGGAGAGCAAGGTGCTCAGCCGTAACCTGAGCCAGTCGCTGGAAGTCACCAATGCAGAGTTGCTGGTTGCCCTGAATGTGCGCATAGGCCATATCCTGCGCCGCACACCCATCAGTGTTTCGCAAAACCCTTTTCGCCCGGAATTATTTGTCAAGGCTGTCCATCAGGCATGGATGGAGCTGGAACCCAATCCCGAAACCCATCACCTGATCTTGCGCTTGCTGCGGCCAGAATTGTTCCTGCAACTTGGCGCCATTTACCGCGAATTGAATCAGGCCCTGGTAGAGCGCGGTATTTTGCCAGAACTGAATGATGGTTATCGTAACAAGCAAAAAAAGAACATGATGTCTGGCTCAGACGATATCAGTAACCGTGACCCTTATCTGGAAAACAAGCTGCGCAATATTTTCTCAGGCAATGCGCCCGCCGGGTCCTTTGGTAATACAGTAACCGGAGGTGGCGGTGGTAACGGGGGCGGCGGCCCTGCCATGGATGGTGGAGGCATGCCTTACACTGGTGGGCAAGATGCTGGCGGTGGCAATGGCAGTGGAAACGGCGGCGGTGGAGGTGGCTATGGCGGTGGTAGCGGTGGTGGTGGCAGTGGTAATGCGCCCGACATGGTCACCATAGACAGGCAGTTTTTTGATTACCTGACGAGCGTACAAAGAGATTTTTCTGCCAATCCCATGCCCACAGATACGGCGCATCTGCGGCAATTGTCGCAGCAGCCCAATGCTGGTGGCCTGACCCATATAGACCAAAGCACGATAGAGTTGCTGGCGCGTATCTTTGACTATGTCTTTAATGACACTAGCATACCCGCCGATATCAAGAACCTCATCAGCCAGTTGCAGATACCGACTTTGAAAGTGGCTTTGCTGGACAAGGATTTCTTTTTCAAGGAAAGCCATCCTGCCCGGGTATTGATAGACACACTGGCAAAATCCAGCGTCCTGCTCAATAGCGACACCACTTCAGAAGACCCGCTCTATCAGATGATAGAAGGCATAGTTGAAAGGGTGCAGCAGGATTTTGACCAGCAGATAGAACTGTTTTCAGATGTCGTTGCTGACCTCGAAGCCTTCCTCAAGGATGAAGAACAGCAAACCGAAGTTGCCATCAGTGAACCGGTAGCCGTCGCGCTGAAGCAGGAAAAAATGCGCCTGGCGCGCGAGTTTGCCGAAAATGATGTTGCCATCCGGGTAGAAACTGGTGAGGTTGCGGGTTTCCTCGAAACCTTCCTCAAGGAACAATGGATCAGGATTCTGACGATATCGCATAACGTCAAGGAAGAAAAACCCAACGCCCTCGAAAATGCCCTGCGGACGATGGATGACCTGATCTGGAGCCTGAAACCCAAGAACAGTGCAGAAGAACGCAAGGAGCTGGTCAGCAAACTGCCAGCCATGCTGTCTTTGCTGAATGCCTGGCTCAATGCGATCAAGTGGGATGAGCCAGAACGCGTTATCTTCTTTTCCAAATTGGCTGAGCGCCATGCCGCAATTGCCCGCGCCCCGCTGGAATTCTCACCACGTCGCCAGCTGGAAATTGCCGTCAATATCGCCCAGCGCGCCAGTGAAAAACGCCTGAACCGTCATGTGCAGGATCAGATAGAACAACCGGTAGATGAATGGGCGCGCGTTATTGAGACCATGGAACGCGGCATCTGGGTTGATTTTACGAGACAGAATGGTGTTACCACGCGCTTCAAGCTGGCCTGGGTCAGCCCCAAGCGTACCCGCTATATCTTCACGAATCGCCAGGGGCATGATGCCTTCTCGGTTTCCAGCGAAGAATTGATTACCCAGTTCCGCGAGGGCAGGGCGATACAGATTGTGGCTGAATCTGTGGTCGATCGCGCGCTGGTCGAGGCATTGCGCGACCCTCCGGCAACTTAA
- a CDS encoding quinone oxidoreductase translates to MVKAIRIQQTGGPEVMEYVDVELGKPGPGEVLVSQKACGLNFIDVYFRTGLYPQALPGGLGMEGAGVVEAIGPDVKYVQVGDRVAYAGRPTGAYAEARIMPTDNLVRLPDSISFETAAAMMLQGLTVQYLFHRTFPLQGGETILFHAAAGGVGLIACQWARAIGVTMIGTVGSDEKGELAKAHGCAHVINYNKENFVQRVREITDGKGVPVVYDSIGKDTFIPSLDCLSPLGMMVSFGNASGPVPAFSLGELASRGSLFITRPSLMSYTAKRDDLEQMAAHLFSMVESGKVKIDIRQRYPLSEVAHAHRELEARKTTGSSILIP, encoded by the coding sequence ATGGTCAAGGCAATCCGCATACAGCAAACCGGTGGTCCGGAAGTCATGGAATATGTCGACGTAGAGCTGGGCAAGCCCGGCCCGGGTGAGGTGCTGGTAAGCCAAAAGGCTTGCGGCCTGAATTTTATTGATGTGTATTTCCGCACCGGTTTATATCCGCAAGCGCTGCCGGGTGGCCTGGGCATGGAGGGGGCTGGCGTCGTAGAGGCCATAGGGCCGGACGTGAAATATGTGCAGGTTGGCGACAGGGTGGCTTACGCGGGAAGGCCAACCGGCGCCTATGCCGAGGCTCGCATTATGCCGACAGATAATCTCGTGCGCCTGCCTGACAGCATCAGTTTTGAAACTGCCGCCGCCATGATGCTGCAGGGCTTGACGGTGCAATACCTGTTTCATCGTACTTTCCCTTTGCAGGGCGGGGAAACAATATTGTTTCATGCAGCCGCTGGCGGCGTAGGCCTGATTGCCTGTCAGTGGGCACGTGCCATCGGTGTCACCATGATAGGTACGGTGGGCTCGGATGAGAAGGGCGAGCTGGCCAAAGCGCATGGTTGTGCCCATGTCATCAACTATAACAAGGAAAATTTTGTTCAGCGTGTCCGTGAAATTACAGATGGAAAAGGCGTGCCTGTCGTCTATGATTCCATAGGCAAGGATACTTTCATCCCGTCGCTTGATTGTCTTTCGCCGTTGGGCATGATGGTCAGCTTTGGCAATGCCTCTGGTCCTGTACCTGCTTTCAGTCTTGGCGAGCTTGCCTCACGTGGCTCGCTGTTCATTACCCGCCCCAGTTTGATGAGTTATACGGCCAAACGTGATGATCTGGAGCAAATGGCTGCTCACTTATTTTCCATGGTCGAGAGCGGCAAAGTTAAAATAGACATACGCCAGCGCTATCCCTTAAGTGAAGTGGCGCATGCGCACCGTGAGCTGGAGGCCCGCAAAACAACAGGTTCCAGCATATTGATTCCCTGA
- the ilvD gene encoding dihydroxy-acid dehydratase, with product MPAYRSRTTTHGRNMAGARALWRATGMKDGDFDKPIVAVVNSFTQFVPGHVHLKDLGQMVAREIEAAGGVAKEFNTIAVDDGIAMGHGGMLYSLPSRELIADSVEYMVNAHCADAMVCISNCDKITPGMLMAAMRLNIPVVFVSGGPMEAGKVLETLHPKQTGEQKIMKIDLVDAMIKAGDSNVSDEEIGRIERSACPTCGSCSGMFTANSMNCLTEALGLSLPGNGTILATHADRKELFLRAGRLVVELAKRHYEQDDYSILPRSIANKATFENAMALDVSMGGSTNTVLHLLAAAHEAGVDFKMADIDRISRKVPCLCKVAPMTDKYHIEDVHRAGGIISILGELARAGLLDTTRPTVHSPTMADAIAQNDIAVTDNVAIRKLFSAAPGGVPTQTAFSQDKRFDSLDTDRETGCIRDKAHAYSQDGGLAVLYGNLAEKGCIVKTAGVDESILKFTGKARVFESQDSAVEAILGDSVHEGDVVIIRYEGPKGGPGMQEMLYPTSYIKSKGLGKACALFTDGRFSGGSSGLVIGHASPEAAEGGTIGLVEEGDIIEIDIPARTINLKVSDADLAQRRSAMEARGPDAWQPVGRERYVSQALQAYAALATSADRGAVRDITQLQRR from the coding sequence ATGCCCGCATACCGTTCCCGTACCACCACCCATGGCCGCAATATGGCCGGTGCCCGCGCCCTGTGGCGCGCGACTGGCATGAAAGATGGTGATTTCGACAAGCCTATCGTTGCTGTCGTCAATTCCTTTACCCAGTTCGTGCCTGGCCATGTGCATCTGAAAGATCTGGGTCAGATGGTGGCGCGTGAGATTGAAGCGGCTGGTGGCGTGGCCAAAGAGTTCAATACGATAGCCGTGGATGATGGCATCGCCATGGGCCATGGAGGCATGCTGTATTCACTACCTTCACGCGAACTGATTGCTGATTCGGTTGAGTACATGGTCAATGCGCATTGTGCTGATGCCATGGTCTGTATCTCCAACTGTGACAAGATCACGCCCGGCATGCTGATGGCTGCGATGCGTTTGAATATTCCTGTCGTGTTTGTTTCCGGTGGCCCTATGGAAGCGGGCAAGGTGCTGGAGACTTTGCACCCCAAGCAGACTGGTGAACAAAAGATCATGAAGATTGATCTGGTTGATGCCATGATCAAGGCCGGTGACAGCAATGTATCGGATGAAGAGATAGGCCGTATAGAGCGTTCTGCCTGTCCGACCTGCGGTTCCTGTTCTGGTATGTTCACAGCAAACTCGATGAACTGCCTGACCGAAGCGCTTGGATTGTCCTTGCCAGGCAATGGCACGATATTGGCGACGCATGCTGACCGCAAGGAATTGTTCCTGCGCGCTGGCCGCCTGGTGGTGGAGCTGGCCAAACGCCATTATGAGCAGGATGATTATTCCATCCTGCCACGTTCCATCGCCAATAAAGCCACTTTTGAAAACGCCATGGCGCTTGACGTTTCTATGGGCGGTTCTACCAATACCGTTTTGCATTTACTGGCTGCTGCACATGAGGCTGGCGTGGACTTCAAGATGGCCGATATTGACCGCATCTCACGAAAAGTACCTTGTCTGTGCAAGGTAGCACCGATGACCGATAAATACCATATCGAAGATGTCCATCGCGCAGGTGGCATTATCTCCATCCTCGGTGAGCTGGCACGCGCTGGTTTGCTCGATACCACACGCCCGACCGTACATAGCCCGACCATGGCAGATGCGATTGCGCAGAATGATATCGCGGTGACTGACAATGTGGCAATCCGCAAACTGTTCAGCGCTGCACCGGGTGGTGTGCCTACCCAGACGGCCTTCTCGCAAGACAAACGTTTTGACAGCCTCGATACTGACCGTGAAACTGGTTGCATACGCGACAAGGCGCATGCTTATTCGCAGGATGGTGGCCTGGCGGTCTTGTATGGCAACCTGGCAGAAAAGGGCTGTATCGTCAAAACCGCAGGCGTCGATGAAAGCATCTTGAAATTCACCGGCAAGGCTCGTGTGTTTGAAAGCCAGGACTCTGCAGTAGAAGCCATCCTCGGTGACTCCGTACATGAAGGTGATGTCGTCATCATCCGTTATGAAGGCCCCAAAGGCGGCCCCGGCATGCAGGAAATGCTGTATCCAACTTCGTACATCAAATCCAAGGGCCTGGGCAAAGCCTGCGCCTTGTTCACTGATGGCCGTTTCTCTGGCGGTTCGTCCGGCCTGGTCATCGGCCATGCCTCGCCAGAAGCTGCTGAAGGTGGAACGATAGGTTTGGTGGAAGAGGGCGATATCATAGAGATCGATATTCCGGCCCGCACGATTAATCTCAAAGTCAGCGACGCCGACCTGGCACAGCGCCGGTCAGCCATGGAAGCTCGCGGGCCAGATGCCTGGCAGCCGGTAGGCCGTGAGCGTTATGTCTCGCAAGCCTTGCAGGCTTATGCTGCTTTGGCAACATCGGCTGATCGTGGTGCAGTCAGGGATATTACACAGTTGCAGCGTAGATAA